A single genomic interval of Halobacillus halophilus DSM 2266 harbors:
- a CDS encoding PTS glucose transporter subunit IIA → MKLFGNKKEEVNLAASKSGKVVALREVPTPVLSQKMRREGIAIESADGMFLNPVKGEVVQIFHTMYSVGIKAQKEADTLIQIGLENVSMEGRR, encoded by the coding sequence ATGAAGCTTTTTGGAAATAAAAAAGAGGAGGTTAACTTAGCGGCATCTAAGAGTGGCAAGGTTGTAGCTCTGAGAGAAGTGCCGACTCCTGTGTTATCCCAAAAGATGAGGAGAGAAGGCATTGCCATCGAATCAGCTGATGGAATGTTTCTTAACCCAGTGAAAGGAGAGGTGGTACAAATTTTCCATACCATGTATTCGGTAGGGATTAAAGCGCAAAAAGAAGCAGACACCCTTATTCAAATTGGTTTGGAAAATGTCAGTATGGAAGGAAGAAGATAA
- a CDS encoding cysteine hydrolase family protein has product MKQALLVIDYTNDFVAHEGALTCGEPGQKIEGSLTKLCEEFLSNDDFTVLAVDLHEDNDPYHPETKLFPPHNIRGTEGRRLYGELHHLYERSQFKPSLYYMDKTRYSAFAGTDLDIKLRERGITDVHLSGVCTDICVLHTAVDAYNLGYNLTIHKDAVASFNQPGHEWALGHFESVLGATIR; this is encoded by the coding sequence ATGAAACAAGCCTTGCTCGTTATTGATTATACGAATGACTTTGTAGCTCATGAAGGGGCGTTAACCTGCGGGGAACCTGGGCAGAAGATTGAAGGAAGCCTCACTAAATTGTGTGAAGAATTCTTATCCAATGATGATTTTACGGTACTCGCGGTGGATCTTCACGAAGATAATGATCCATACCATCCAGAAACAAAGCTTTTCCCACCTCATAATATTCGCGGTACTGAAGGCAGACGATTATACGGAGAGCTCCATCATTTGTATGAAAGAAGTCAGTTCAAACCCAGCCTCTACTATATGGATAAAACCAGGTATAGTGCTTTCGCAGGAACAGATCTTGATATAAAACTGCGTGAAAGAGGAATTACAGATGTACATTTATCAGGGGTCTGTACCGACATCTGTGTTCTCCACACAGCTGTTGATGCTTACAACCTTGGCTATAATCTTACAATTCATAAAGATGCTGTAGCCAGTTTTAATCAACCTGGTCACGAATGGGCTCTTGGACATTTTGAATCCGTATTAGGAGCCACTATTAGATAA
- a CDS encoding MFS transporter — protein MNENPLPSNKHFRTVLILSASILIVVMNTTMFNIALPNILRDFSLQPSEGAWIVSGYSIVLAIFTITFTRLSDYLPIRKLLTIGILIFGLSSILGFFADSYLWLLIARLFQASGAAAIPGLSMVFAGRYIPMSRRGSAYALIASATSLGFGLGPVAGGFITDYLNWNFLFIVTILVVFVIPVLYKYMPLETSTKTSFDVLGALLSGISATLFLIYISTFNSLYLLGGLLSAALLWWRINRASTPFIQPALVMNRHYRRIVFMSYIGFTLHFAVLFLMPIMLEQVYDRGAAAIGLIIFPGAMLSAVAAIYVGRLIDAYGNIKVLFLAHGLLLISALVFFLLARMSPYMIMLAYMFTSFGFSSLSSSSTNEVSRILPSEQIGAGIGLKQQVHFIGSATGSVLAGILLELNRQPYTAQDFSLPFGILIVLMLASNVVLMVYSVRIKKFTPVQEIDI, from the coding sequence ATGAATGAGAACCCCCTCCCTTCAAATAAACACTTCCGTACGGTGCTCATTTTGAGTGCTTCTATCCTGATAGTCGTTATGAATACCACTATGTTTAATATCGCATTACCCAATATCCTTAGAGACTTCTCTTTACAACCTTCAGAAGGGGCCTGGATTGTATCCGGATATTCAATTGTCCTTGCGATTTTTACGATTACATTCACTCGTCTTTCTGATTACCTTCCCATACGAAAGCTTCTGACCATCGGCATTTTAATCTTCGGTTTATCCTCCATTCTTGGCTTCTTTGCTGACTCCTATCTCTGGCTGTTAATTGCGAGACTTTTCCAGGCCTCTGGCGCAGCAGCTATCCCCGGGTTATCGATGGTGTTCGCCGGAAGATATATTCCGATGTCGCGCCGTGGAAGTGCTTATGCTTTAATTGCTTCCGCTACTTCATTAGGGTTTGGTCTTGGTCCTGTCGCGGGAGGTTTTATTACAGATTATTTAAACTGGAATTTTTTATTTATCGTCACTATTTTAGTCGTTTTCGTCATCCCTGTTCTCTATAAATATATGCCGTTAGAAACTTCTACGAAAACTAGTTTTGATGTGTTGGGGGCTTTGCTTTCTGGAATCAGCGCCACCTTGTTTCTAATATATATATCTACCTTTAACAGTCTGTATCTTTTGGGCGGTTTGCTTTCTGCTGCCCTGCTCTGGTGGAGGATCAACAGAGCATCCACGCCTTTTATACAGCCTGCGTTAGTCATGAATAGACATTACCGCCGCATTGTTTTTATGAGTTATATCGGATTCACCCTCCATTTCGCTGTGTTATTCTTAATGCCTATCATGCTTGAACAAGTATATGATCGGGGAGCAGCTGCTATTGGGCTGATTATCTTTCCAGGAGCGATGCTTTCTGCGGTGGCCGCTATTTATGTTGGCCGGCTCATTGATGCATACGGAAACATTAAAGTACTCTTCCTGGCGCACGGGCTTTTACTAATCTCCGCTCTTGTCTTTTTCTTGCTAGCAAGAATGAGCCCTTATATGATTATGCTGGCTTATATGTTTACTAGTTTTGGCTTTTCAAGTTTATCTTCCAGTTCCACAAACGAGGTGTCCCGAATATTACCAAGTGAGCAAATTGGTGCAGGGATAGGATTAAAGCAGCAGGTCCATTTTATAGGCAGCGCAACTGGATCCGTGCTGGCTGGTATTTTGCTTGAGCTGAATCGTCAGCCTTATACTGCTCAGGATTTCAGCCTCCCGTTTGGTATTCTAATCGTGCTCATGCTTGCTTCAAACGTTGTCCTGATGGTCTATTCTGTTAGAATTAAGAAGTTTACACCCGTTCAAGAAATTGACATTTGA
- the trhO gene encoding oxygen-dependent tRNA uridine(34) hydroxylase TrhO: MSSKDYRVLLYYKYVDLPDYEEYCQNHLKFCKDLGLKGRIIVAPEGINGTVSGTVEQVEQYMDYVRSDERFADIQFKMDEHEGHAFKKMHCRVKPELVNWSIENDDIDPKEFGGKHVKPKEFYELLQEDDTVVIDGRNEYEYRIGHFRNAIRPEVNHSREFPEWIAENADQWKDKRVITYCTGGIRCEKLTGILKKNGVEDVYQLEGGINTYSKDPEVKGQLFDGKMYVFDERISVPINQIEEKVVAECEHCGKQEDRMINCSNPVCNRQYVCCEDCEEKHHAACTVECKEHPENRWDAEQKKQIDKYDRVSK, from the coding sequence ATGAGCTCAAAAGATTATCGAGTTCTGCTGTATTATAAGTATGTCGACCTTCCTGATTATGAAGAATACTGTCAAAACCACCTGAAGTTCTGTAAAGACCTTGGTCTTAAAGGACGAATTATTGTAGCTCCAGAAGGAATAAACGGAACCGTTTCCGGCACTGTGGAGCAAGTTGAGCAATATATGGACTACGTCCGCTCAGATGAACGTTTTGCAGATATCCAGTTTAAGATGGATGAACATGAGGGCCATGCCTTTAAGAAGATGCATTGCCGTGTGAAACCAGAACTTGTAAACTGGAGCATTGAAAATGATGATATTGATCCGAAAGAATTCGGTGGAAAACACGTAAAACCAAAAGAATTCTATGAGCTTCTTCAAGAAGATGACACGGTGGTTATTGATGGTCGTAATGAATATGAATACCGTATCGGTCATTTCCGTAACGCGATCCGTCCAGAAGTGAACCACTCTCGCGAGTTTCCAGAATGGATTGCTGAAAACGCAGATCAGTGGAAAGATAAGCGAGTGATCACCTACTGCACAGGTGGAATTCGCTGTGAAAAGCTGACTGGAATATTGAAGAAGAATGGTGTAGAGGATGTCTATCAACTAGAAGGTGGAATTAATACGTACAGCAAGGATCCTGAAGTAAAGGGTCAGCTTTTTGATGGTAAAATGTACGTGTTTGACGAACGTATCTCTGTACCTATTAATCAGATAGAGGAAAAAGTTGTCGCAGAGTGTGAACACTGCGGTAAACAAGAAGACCGCATGATCAATTGCAGTAACCCTGTGTGTAATAGACAATACGTTTGTTGCGAGGACTGTGAAGAAAAGCATCACGCGGCATGTACAGTAGAATGTAAAGAGCACCCGGAAAATCGCTGGGATGCTGAGCAAAAAAAACAAATTGATAAGTATGACAGGGTTTCTAAATAA
- a CDS encoding regulatory YrvL family protein, with the protein MKKHRFRHSFRKDKSEVFISVGFLLLLGITIIFGVFFFGMVGLFQLMGVSYESVSSLILFGVLIFILGLLFEAAAKIVKMISLYSKPSPSVFLIWRIFIDLLFTWLTIYTVDELVSQVTMVLWSEWFFTFLLVTADYVFDEKKQTKKLA; encoded by the coding sequence ATGAAAAAACATAGATTTCGTCATTCTTTTAGAAAAGATAAGTCCGAGGTATTTATAAGTGTTGGCTTCCTGCTTCTGCTTGGAATAACCATAATATTTGGCGTATTTTTCTTTGGCATGGTCGGTCTATTTCAACTGATGGGAGTTTCGTATGAATCTGTCTCGTCACTGATCTTGTTTGGAGTGCTTATTTTTATTCTGGGATTGCTCTTTGAAGCGGCAGCCAAAATCGTTAAAATGATCAGCTTATATAGTAAACCTTCTCCTTCTGTATTTTTGATTTGGCGTATTTTTATTGATTTATTATTTACCTGGCTGACGATTTACACAGTAGATGAACTTGTCTCTCAAGTGACAATGGTGTTGTGGTCAGAATGGTTTTTTACCTTCCTTCTAGTTACTGCCGATTATGTGTTTGATGAAAAGAAACAAACTAAAAAACTCGCCTGA
- a CDS encoding Type 1 glutamine amidotransferase-like domain-containing protein produces MKISTHLFLFGSGPPFTPNLGEKFKRLAEGSKIAVLYIEREGSEDYLPLYTDCLSLSDSEIYYLPLRNEYSSEDLAALKESDAVIIGGGDTVLYRRFIVETSVGEVVRNLFEEGKPLAGFSAGALISPEECVISPNDNDQEVQLFEKGLGILSDVVISAHYLEWEEEVNLKAAVQKTDVAKGYGIAENSGVYLKNGSLNDIEGYIHIESHY; encoded by the coding sequence TTGAAAATCTCTACTCATTTATTCTTATTTGGTTCAGGGCCGCCCTTTACACCGAACCTGGGAGAAAAATTTAAAAGGTTAGCAGAGGGCAGCAAAATTGCTGTCCTTTATATCGAGCGGGAGGGGTCTGAAGACTACCTTCCCCTTTACACCGATTGTTTAAGTCTCTCCGATTCTGAAATTTATTATCTGCCTTTAAGAAACGAATATTCTTCAGAGGATTTAGCCGCTCTCAAAGAGTCAGATGCAGTTATCATAGGGGGAGGAGACACTGTTTTATACAGGAGATTTATTGTAGAAACGTCGGTTGGGGAAGTAGTAAGAAATTTGTTTGAAGAGGGGAAACCTTTAGCAGGATTCTCAGCGGGAGCACTGATCTCCCCAGAAGAATGTGTTATTTCTCCTAACGATAACGATCAAGAAGTCCAGCTCTTCGAAAAAGGTTTAGGTATTCTCTCTGATGTAGTGATTTCAGCTCATTATCTTGAATGGGAAGAGGAAGTGAATCTGAAAGCGGCTGTGCAGAAGACTGATGTAGCCAAAGGATATGGAATTGCAGAAAACTCAGGAGTTTATTTGAAAAATGGAAGCCTTAACGATATAGAAGGCTATATTCATATAGAAAGCCACTACTAA
- the thiD gene encoding bifunctional hydroxymethylpyrimidine kinase/phosphomethylpyrimidine kinase has product MSIPRVLSIAGSASQGSAGIQADLKTFEEFDVYGMSAITAIVANNKTTNQGIFTQSLEAIEAQVYASLEHVGVDALKTGMLFTEDIIKRSAELIRYSEVRNIVVDPVMVGKMGSQLLKDEAIDTLVKELLPMATIITPNLQEAARILDAPVPESPEDMKALARDLQSLGPDYVLVKGGALKDYPAVDILFDGTSMVELESERVKTVHTSGAGCTYSAAIAAELAKGKTVEEAVRKAKSFVTSAIVYALSFDRGIGSAYHAAHRTKN; this is encoded by the coding sequence ATGAGTATACCAAGAGTATTGTCCATTGCAGGTTCTGCGTCACAAGGAAGTGCGGGAATCCAGGCTGACCTAAAGACATTTGAAGAGTTTGATGTGTATGGAATGAGCGCCATTACAGCCATAGTGGCTAATAATAAAACAACTAATCAAGGGATTTTTACCCAGTCTTTAGAAGCGATTGAAGCGCAGGTGTATGCGTCTCTTGAACATGTAGGGGTAGACGCTCTTAAAACAGGGATGTTGTTTACCGAAGATATTATTAAGCGTTCGGCTGAACTGATTCGTTACTCTGAAGTCAGAAATATAGTCGTTGATCCTGTCATGGTAGGTAAAATGGGGTCGCAACTGTTAAAAGATGAAGCTATTGATACGCTGGTGAAGGAACTGCTGCCAATGGCTACCATTATCACCCCGAACTTGCAGGAGGCAGCCCGGATATTAGATGCCCCTGTGCCGGAAAGCCCTGAGGATATGAAGGCATTGGCGCGTGATCTGCAAAGTCTTGGGCCGGATTATGTCCTTGTTAAAGGCGGTGCTTTAAAAGACTATCCTGCTGTTGATATTTTGTTTGACGGGACAAGTATGGTAGAGCTTGAATCAGAGCGTGTAAAGACCGTTCATACAAGTGGAGCAGGCTGTACCTATTCCGCCGCCATTGCAGCAGAACTTGCAAAAGGAAAAACAGTAGAAGAAGCCGTTCGGAAAGCGAAGTCATTTGTAACAAGCGCCATCGTCTATGCCTTGTCGTTTGATCGAGGAATTGGTTCTGCTTATCATGCTGCTCACCGAACAAAGAATTAG
- a CDS encoding MGMT family protein encodes MQTFTQNVLKIIKLIPEGKVMTYGQIARLAGNPRAARQVSRLLHSMSQKHELPWHRVINAQGKIAIQNEEGAENQRMALEDEGILVIQWRINLQEFQASDSELPIDSNILEDQL; translated from the coding sequence ATGCAAACCTTTACCCAGAATGTCCTGAAGATTATTAAGCTGATACCTGAAGGAAAGGTGATGACCTACGGGCAGATAGCGCGGCTAGCCGGCAACCCTCGTGCAGCAAGACAAGTATCCAGGCTCCTTCACTCCATGAGCCAAAAACACGAACTGCCGTGGCACAGGGTAATTAATGCCCAAGGAAAAATTGCCATTCAAAATGAGGAAGGTGCAGAGAATCAGCGAATGGCACTCGAAGATGAAGGTATACTCGTTATTCAATGGAGAATCAACTTGCAGGAATTCCAAGCAAGTGACTCCGAACTCCCTATTGATTCTAATATTCTGGAAGATCAATTATAA
- a CDS encoding PD-(D/E)XK nuclease family protein — translation MFEIKPYPELSWSLSRHKTMLTCVRKYAYDYYFSHNGWLKDADSLARQTYRLKKITNLEMHFGSVVHDLIYQTIQQVLKNQHIPDEQALTEEIRRHLNRGFIESTRKEHLWMNRPKHFTMLHEIYYSQSNKLPEAKVKKITNRLQATVKNFYSSRSFQDVLNKKHMRFIESEDFRFMKATGVKIFIVMDLVYKDLQKDQWIIVDWKTGKASDEDRNQLALYALYLKEKYDISSIEDIVIRNEYLLEGTHIEYQLKEQDLINVQHLYQISMEQMKAYLEDSSKNKPLPIENFPMQEDPRVCARCNYQELCFP, via the coding sequence ATGTTTGAAATCAAGCCCTACCCCGAATTGTCCTGGTCCCTTTCGCGTCACAAGACAATGCTGACGTGTGTTCGTAAATATGCTTATGATTACTATTTTTCACATAATGGCTGGCTGAAAGATGCTGACTCTCTTGCACGACAAACCTATCGTTTGAAGAAGATTACCAATCTGGAGATGCATTTTGGGAGTGTCGTTCACGACCTGATCTATCAAACCATTCAGCAAGTTCTTAAAAATCAGCACATCCCAGATGAACAAGCCCTCACCGAGGAAATAAGGAGGCATTTAAATCGCGGTTTTATTGAATCCACTCGGAAAGAGCATTTATGGATGAACCGCCCCAAACACTTCACGATGCTTCACGAGATCTATTATAGCCAATCCAATAAGCTTCCCGAGGCTAAAGTTAAGAAGATAACGAACCGTCTTCAGGCTACGGTTAAGAATTTTTACTCCAGCCGTTCTTTTCAAGACGTTTTAAATAAAAAGCACATGCGTTTTATCGAGTCAGAGGATTTCCGTTTTATGAAAGCCACTGGAGTTAAGATATTCATTGTGATGGATCTTGTCTATAAAGACTTACAAAAAGATCAATGGATCATTGTGGACTGGAAAACCGGTAAAGCTTCCGATGAAGATCGAAACCAGCTCGCTCTTTACGCCTTGTATCTCAAAGAGAAATATGACATCTCGTCCATCGAGGATATCGTTATCCGTAATGAATACTTACTGGAAGGGACCCATATTGAATACCAACTAAAAGAACAGGATTTAATCAATGTCCAGCATCTATATCAAATCAGTATGGAGCAAATGAAAGCTTATCTGGAAGATTCCTCTAAAAACAAGCCTCTTCCGATCGAGAATTTCCCCATGCAGGAGGACCCCCGGGTCTGCGCTCGTTGTAACTATCAAGAGCTATGCTTTCCATAA
- a CDS encoding SDR family oxidoreductase — protein MQVLVAGANGHTGRLLIQYLKEDGHEPFGLVRKEEQKAKIEELGGTPVLADLTKDVGHAIKGKDAVIFAAGSGASTGADQTEAVDRDGAINLIKHTENLGIKKFIMLSSMAAGDPERGPEELKHYLQMKGEADDYLKSTELDFTIVRPGGLTHEEGTSKIKVGETVEQGAIPRADVAKTMIAALQEQSVFHKTFEMISGDTQIEEALRSL, from the coding sequence ATGCAAGTACTAGTAGCAGGAGCAAACGGACATACAGGCCGTTTACTTATTCAATATTTAAAAGAAGATGGTCATGAGCCATTTGGTTTGGTACGTAAGGAAGAACAGAAGGCAAAGATTGAAGAACTTGGAGGAACTCCAGTATTAGCGGATCTAACTAAGGATGTGGGTCACGCGATTAAAGGTAAAGATGCTGTTATCTTCGCAGCAGGTTCCGGAGCAAGTACAGGAGCCGATCAAACTGAAGCGGTTGACCGCGACGGTGCTATTAACTTGATCAAACACACAGAGAACTTAGGCATTAAGAAATTCATTATGCTGAGCTCCATGGCTGCCGGAGATCCTGAGCGCGGCCCGGAAGAATTGAAGCATTATTTACAAATGAAGGGCGAAGCGGACGATTACTTGAAGTCCACAGAGCTTGACTTTACAATTGTTCGTCCAGGCGGACTAACGCATGAAGAAGGAACCAGCAAAATTAAAGTAGGCGAGACGGTCGAACAAGGTGCCATTCCTCGCGCAGATGTGGCCAAAACCATGATTGCCGCTCTCCAAGAGCAAAGCGTTTTCCATAAAACGTTTGAAATGATCTCAGGCGACACTCAAATTGAAGAAGCTCTACGCTCCCTATAA
- a CDS encoding helix-turn-helix transcriptional regulator, whose protein sequence is MKGSLIKQHRKFNNMTLEDLATGICSVSYLSKIEHNTINASEEIYRLLGERLNIKLNDINQDFDEKIYQDLLEWHEAIQLRDLSLMNDYYEKCTISYNKNQNIELLNLYKVIWARHNMKVTEGDLSEEVIKELDDIYMSSSKEFKFFYHKVLGIQCLLMQKLKEALNHFLESNRLMERLPVNDSEVYFHLALTYSQIRSSVESNYFAHKALDGYMNTFNYARTVDTYMIIALNYRYLDIYDLAEEYFLKLLKISKYHLQPIDKRRIHHNLGYVYANQERFEESLHHLEQANQIETIEYFFEVSTIYLLASTYYYYGKMDECWHYMRKGEEKTKKYELPFFQNKFFILRHTIEGTTFKEEFTHKLEHEIIPNLRENNEYGEYKNSLEILGNIFYQKRLYKKSAMCFKEANNFRFTQKKDLL, encoded by the coding sequence GTGAAAGGTTCATTAATTAAACAACATCGTAAGTTCAATAATATGACCCTGGAAGATCTGGCGACCGGGATATGTTCGGTCTCTTACCTGAGTAAAATTGAACATAATACTATAAATGCCAGTGAAGAAATATACAGACTCCTTGGAGAACGTTTAAATATAAAGTTGAACGATATTAATCAGGATTTTGATGAAAAGATTTACCAGGATCTTCTGGAGTGGCATGAAGCCATTCAATTAAGAGATCTATCTTTAATGAATGATTATTATGAAAAATGCACCATATCTTATAATAAAAATCAAAATATTGAACTTTTAAATTTATATAAAGTAATATGGGCTCGTCATAACATGAAAGTAACTGAAGGAGATTTATCTGAAGAAGTAATTAAAGAGTTAGACGATATTTATATGTCTTCATCAAAGGAATTTAAATTTTTTTATCATAAAGTATTAGGAATCCAATGCCTACTAATGCAGAAATTAAAAGAAGCTTTAAACCATTTCCTTGAATCCAATCGATTAATGGAACGTCTACCTGTAAACGATAGTGAAGTTTATTTTCACTTAGCCCTAACCTATTCCCAAATTAGATCCTCAGTGGAGTCAAATTATTTCGCTCATAAAGCCTTAGATGGATACATGAATACATTTAACTATGCAAGAACAGTGGACACTTATATGATTATAGCTTTAAATTATCGCTATTTAGATATTTATGATCTTGCTGAAGAATATTTTTTAAAGCTATTAAAGATATCTAAATACCATTTGCAGCCTATCGATAAAAGAAGAATTCATCACAACTTAGGATATGTTTATGCTAATCAAGAACGCTTTGAAGAATCTCTTCATCATTTGGAACAGGCTAACCAGATTGAAACAATAGAGTATTTTTTTGAGGTTAGTACAATTTACCTCCTGGCTTCCACCTATTACTATTATGGTAAAATGGACGAATGTTGGCATTACATGCGTAAAGGTGAAGAAAAAACAAAAAAATATGAGCTACCCTTCTTTCAAAATAAATTTTTCATTTTAAGACATACAATAGAGGGTACTACTTTTAAGGAAGAGTTTACTCATAAACTCGAACATGAAATTATTCCTAATCTAAGAGAAAACAATGAATATGGGGAATACAAAAACAGCTTAGAAATATTGGGTAATATTTTTTACCAAAAACGATTATATAAGAAATCAGCCATGTGCTTTAAAGAAGCCAACAACTTCAGGTTTACGCAAAAAAAAGATTTGTTATAA
- a CDS encoding 5'-3' exonuclease has protein sequence MTTTNRIMVVDGMALLFRAFYATAMSNYYMINSKGTPTNAVYGMVKHLFTAIETYQPTHVVCCWDMGSQTFRNDLFPDYKANRGAPPEELIPQFDLAKEVVESLNIPNVGQVGYEADDCMGTLSRLYSEHSQVFLLTGDQDLLQLLQPNVHVVLLKKGYGNYAEYHQDSFYEEKGITPSQMVDLKALMGDSSDNYPGVKGIGEKTALKLLMEHQTIEGILENLDKLTKGQRTKIEQDLEMLHLSRQLARINCEADVNCSLEDALFYIDDEKMEAKFNELEFRNWKKNLVRI, from the coding sequence ATGACAACAACGAATCGAATTATGGTTGTGGACGGGATGGCTTTGTTATTCCGTGCTTTCTATGCTACAGCCATGAGCAATTATTATATGATTAATAGTAAGGGGACACCAACCAATGCCGTTTATGGCATGGTCAAGCACCTTTTTACAGCTATAGAAACCTATCAGCCTACGCATGTTGTGTGCTGCTGGGATATGGGAAGTCAGACATTCCGCAATGATTTATTTCCGGATTATAAAGCTAACCGCGGGGCCCCGCCAGAGGAATTAATTCCACAGTTTGATCTGGCTAAAGAGGTGGTCGAATCTCTTAATATACCAAATGTGGGGCAGGTTGGTTATGAGGCAGATGATTGTATGGGAACATTAAGCCGCCTTTATAGTGAGCACTCTCAAGTGTTTCTGCTTACAGGTGACCAGGACCTGCTTCAATTATTGCAGCCTAATGTTCACGTGGTTCTATTGAAGAAAGGGTACGGTAATTATGCTGAATACCATCAAGACTCCTTTTACGAGGAAAAAGGGATCACACCCTCTCAAATGGTAGATTTAAAAGCTTTAATGGGAGACAGCAGTGATAACTATCCTGGAGTTAAAGGCATCGGTGAAAAGACGGCTCTCAAACTTCTAATGGAGCACCAGACTATTGAAGGGATTCTTGAAAACTTAGATAAACTGACAAAGGGGCAGCGTACCAAGATTGAGCAGGATTTAGAAATGCTTCACTTATCCAGGCAGCTTGCCAGAATTAATTGTGAAGCAGATGTTAACTGTTCTCTGGAGGACGCCCTATTCTATATTGATGATGAAAAAATGGAAGCTAAATTTAATGAACTGGAGTTCCGGAATTGGAAAAAGAATTTAGTTCGTATATAA